The Austwickia sp. genome includes a region encoding these proteins:
- the efeB gene encoding deferrochelatase/peroxidase EfeB: protein MSAGGGVSRRGLLSLAGAGAALGAAGFAGGRASAAGGPLAPGGAGSSGGAGSGGAGSPGGTPSGAGPGPTTYPCHGDHQAGIVTPAQDRLHFAAFDLTTTSREDLIALLRAWTAAAAEMTAGRPVGSAPTSYDAPPNDTGEADGLPASRLTLTFGFGPSLFRDGAGRDRFGLAGRQPKALQRLPHFPADKLDPARSDGDLCVQACADDPQVAVHAVRNLARIAFGTAALRWSQLGFGRTSSTSTAQATPRNLFGFKDGTANVKAEDADLLRDHVWVARGDDAGADWLAGGSYLVARRIAMNIETWDRASLREQETIVGRDRPQGAPLSGGDEFTAPEFGRLGRGDAPLIAERSHVRLAHPTQNGGARLLRRGYNYTDGSDGLGRMDAGLFFVCYVRNPLTQYVPMQNRLSRDDLMMEYLQHRASALFAVPPGVRDGGYVGEALFA, encoded by the coding sequence GTGAGCGCTGGCGGCGGGGTCAGCCGGCGGGGACTGCTGTCCCTGGCCGGAGCCGGGGCGGCGCTCGGGGCGGCGGGGTTCGCGGGGGGCAGGGCGAGCGCGGCCGGTGGGCCGCTGGCGCCCGGGGGCGCCGGGTCGTCCGGCGGTGCGGGGTCCGGCGGTGCGGGGTCGCCTGGGGGTACGCCGAGCGGGGCGGGCCCAGGGCCCACGACGTACCCCTGTCACGGCGACCACCAGGCGGGCATCGTCACGCCGGCGCAGGACCGGTTGCACTTTGCCGCGTTCGACCTGACGACGACGTCGCGCGAGGATCTGATCGCGCTGCTGCGGGCGTGGACCGCGGCGGCCGCGGAGATGACCGCCGGACGGCCCGTCGGGAGCGCCCCGACCAGCTACGACGCGCCGCCGAACGACACCGGCGAGGCCGACGGGCTGCCCGCGAGCCGGCTGACGCTGACGTTCGGGTTCGGGCCGTCGCTGTTCCGGGACGGGGCGGGGCGGGACCGGTTCGGGCTGGCCGGGCGGCAGCCCAAGGCCCTGCAGCGGCTGCCGCATTTCCCGGCCGACAAGCTGGACCCCGCGCGCAGCGACGGCGACCTGTGCGTTCAGGCCTGCGCCGACGACCCGCAGGTGGCGGTGCACGCGGTGCGCAACCTGGCGCGGATCGCGTTCGGGACGGCGGCGCTGCGGTGGAGCCAGCTCGGCTTCGGGCGGACGTCGTCCACGTCGACTGCGCAGGCCACGCCGCGAAACCTGTTCGGGTTCAAGGACGGCACCGCCAACGTCAAGGCCGAGGACGCCGACCTGCTGCGCGACCACGTGTGGGTGGCGCGCGGGGATGATGCGGGCGCGGACTGGCTGGCCGGGGGGTCCTATCTGGTGGCGCGGCGCATCGCGATGAACATCGAGACCTGGGACCGGGCCTCGCTGCGCGAGCAGGAGACGATCGTGGGCCGCGACCGGCCGCAGGGGGCGCCGCTGTCGGGTGGGGACGAGTTCACCGCGCCTGAGTTCGGTCGGCTGGGGCGCGGGGACGCGCCGCTGATCGCCGAGCGCTCGCACGTGCGGCTGGCTCATCCGACGCAGAACGGCGGGGCCCGCCTGCTGCGCCGCGGCTACAACTACACGGACGGCAGCGACGGGCTCGGCCGCATGGACGCCGGGCTGTTCTTCGTGTGTTACGTGCGGAACCCTTTGACGCAGTACGTGCCCATGCAGAACCGGCTGTCGCGTGACGACCTGATGATGGAATACCTGCAGCACCGCGCGTCGGCGCTGTTCGCCGTGCCGCCCGGGGTGCGCGACGGCGGCTACGTGGGCGAGGCGTTGTTCGCTTGA
- a CDS encoding peptidase M75 family protein translates to MSRLTRVTTSPAARLSTPALAITAALALSACTSNAPSATNAAATSGAASGQLTVSSTDTACTVSAATAPSGTVVFRVTNDGAKVTEFYLLAEDGLRIVGEVENIGPGLTRDLVLRAAPGKYFTACKPGMVGDGIRAAFTVTDSGKDIGPAGADKELVDAANAQYASYVKDQTEQLKAQTARFVKLYTAGQDEAARALYPRARQHWERIEPVAESFGDLDPRMDLREADLEKGQNWTGWHVMEKDLWPPKTGYTALTPARRATLADQLTKDTDELYQRTRTITFTADQIGNGAKSLLDEVATGKVTGEEEIWSHTDLYDFQANVDGARVAWEGLRPLLKKKDATLDSQLQLRFSALQKLLDQHKQGDGFVGYDALDKTQVKALADAVNALSEPLSKLTAAVLA, encoded by the coding sequence ATGTCCCGCTTGACCCGCGTGACCACCTCGCCCGCCGCCCGCCTGAGCACCCCCGCGCTGGCGATCACCGCCGCCCTGGCGCTGTCGGCGTGCACCTCCAACGCACCGTCGGCGACGAACGCCGCCGCCACCTCCGGCGCCGCGAGTGGACAGCTCACCGTCAGCTCGACCGACACCGCCTGCACGGTCTCGGCGGCCACCGCGCCGTCGGGGACGGTGGTCTTCCGCGTGACCAACGACGGCGCGAAGGTGACCGAGTTCTACCTGCTCGCCGAGGACGGGCTCCGGATCGTCGGCGAGGTGGAGAACATCGGGCCCGGCCTGACCCGGGATCTCGTGCTGCGGGCGGCGCCGGGGAAGTACTTCACGGCCTGCAAGCCCGGGATGGTCGGCGACGGCATCCGCGCGGCGTTCACGGTCACCGATTCCGGGAAGGACATCGGGCCGGCCGGGGCGGACAAGGAGCTGGTGGACGCGGCGAACGCGCAGTACGCCTCGTACGTCAAGGACCAGACCGAACAGCTGAAGGCGCAGACGGCGCGGTTCGTGAAGCTCTACACGGCGGGCCAGGACGAGGCGGCGCGGGCCCTCTACCCGCGGGCCCGCCAGCATTGGGAGCGCATCGAGCCGGTCGCCGAGTCGTTCGGGGACCTCGATCCGCGGATGGACCTGCGCGAGGCCGACCTGGAGAAGGGTCAGAACTGGACCGGCTGGCACGTCATGGAGAAGGACCTGTGGCCGCCGAAGACCGGCTACACCGCGCTCACCCCCGCGCGGCGGGCCACCCTGGCCGACCAGCTCACGAAGGACACGGACGAGCTGTATCAGCGCACGCGCACGATCACCTTCACCGCCGACCAGATCGGCAACGGCGCCAAGTCGCTGCTCGACGAGGTCGCCACCGGAAAGGTGACGGGTGAGGAGGAGATCTGGAGCCACACCGACCTCTACGACTTCCAGGCCAACGTCGACGGCGCCCGGGTCGCCTGGGAGGGCCTGCGGCCGCTGCTGAAGAAGAAGGACGCCACGCTCGACAGCCAGCTGCAGCTGCGCTTCTCGGCGCTGCAGAAGCTGCTGGACCAGCACAAGCAGGGCGACGGCTTCGTCGGCTACGACGCCCTCGACAAGACCCAGGTCAAGGCGCTGGCCGACGCGGTCAACGCCCTGTCCGAGCCGCTGAGCAAGCTCACGGCGGCGGTGCTGGCGTGA
- a CDS encoding FTR1 family protein yields MFANYLIGLREGLEAALVVVILVAYLVRSGRRPLLPAIWTGVAAAVAVSLGVGALLTFGPRGLTFEAQEAIGGGLSIVAVGFVTWMIFWMARSARALSGELRRAVDTAAAAGRRSLVVVAMLAVGREGLETALFLWAATKAAARDNASTTAPLFGALLGLLTAVALGVLIYRGALKLDLGRFFAWTGGFLIFVAAGVLSYGVHDLQEAGLLPGLHALAFDVSHVIEPGSLLGALLKGVFNFSPATTWLEAAAWWAYVVPVLTLFIRAIRRPATVPAARVRRRTVEGATSA; encoded by the coding sequence GTGTTCGCCAACTACCTCATCGGCCTCCGCGAGGGGCTCGAAGCCGCGCTGGTGGTCGTCATCCTCGTCGCCTACCTGGTGCGCTCCGGGCGCCGGCCGCTGCTTCCCGCCATCTGGACCGGCGTCGCGGCCGCGGTCGCGGTGTCGCTCGGGGTCGGCGCGCTGTTGACGTTCGGCCCGCGCGGCCTGACCTTCGAGGCGCAGGAGGCCATCGGCGGCGGGCTGTCGATCGTCGCCGTCGGCTTCGTGACCTGGATGATCTTCTGGATGGCCCGGTCGGCGCGGGCGCTGTCCGGCGAGCTGCGCCGCGCCGTCGACACGGCCGCCGCCGCGGGCCGGCGCAGCCTGGTCGTCGTCGCCATGCTGGCGGTGGGCCGCGAGGGCCTGGAGACCGCGCTCTTCCTGTGGGCCGCCACGAAGGCCGCCGCCCGCGACAACGCCTCGACCACCGCGCCGCTGTTCGGCGCCCTGCTGGGGCTCCTCACCGCCGTCGCCCTGGGGGTGCTGATCTACCGGGGCGCCCTCAAGCTCGACCTCGGCCGATTCTTCGCATGGACCGGCGGATTCCTCATCTTCGTGGCCGCCGGGGTCCTCTCCTACGGCGTCCACGACCTGCAGGAGGCCGGCCTGCTGCCCGGCCTGCACGCCCTGGCCTTCGACGTCAGCCACGTCATCGAGCCCGGTTCGCTGCTCGGGGCGCTGCTCAAGGGCGTCTTCAACTTCTCGCCGGCCACGACCTGGCTCGAGGCCGCCGCGTGGTGGGCCTATGTCGTGCCCGTCCTCACCCTGTTCATCCGGGCCATCCGGCGCCCGGCCACCGTCCCGGCGGCCCGCGTGCGCCGCCGTACCGTCGAAGGAGCCACCTCCGCATGA
- a CDS encoding fused MFS/spermidine synthase, whose product MEPSTVTFARDERGGVTVLLDGHQQSYVDPADPTVLAFEYVAQMGLALDALAPPGPLAVTHVGGAGLTLARYVAATRPGSPQIVLEPDEATTSAVRRELPLRRGHRIRVRAVDGAAGMRVLAAASAGVVFLDAYAAGRVPPELGAVEFLGDVARVLGPWGLLIANFADERDGRYVARVAAGCIAAGLPELALLATHDVLKGRRFGNRVLVASATTYDVGKLRRAAARCPHPTGVRAGGELARRLGGVAPFTAADAEASPQPPDPSTWRRT is encoded by the coding sequence ATGGAGCCCAGCACGGTCACCTTCGCGCGCGACGAGCGCGGCGGGGTGACGGTGCTGCTCGACGGGCATCAGCAGTCGTACGTCGATCCGGCTGACCCGACCGTCCTGGCGTTCGAGTACGTCGCCCAGATGGGCCTGGCGCTCGATGCCCTGGCGCCCCCCGGACCGCTCGCGGTCACGCACGTGGGGGGCGCCGGGCTCACGCTGGCCCGCTACGTGGCAGCGACCCGGCCTGGGTCGCCGCAAATCGTGCTGGAACCCGACGAGGCGACCACGTCCGCCGTACGCCGCGAGCTTCCCCTCCGCCGTGGGCACCGCATCCGGGTGCGCGCGGTCGACGGGGCGGCGGGGATGCGCGTGCTTGCTGCAGCAAGCGCAGGGGTCGTCTTCCTGGACGCGTACGCCGCCGGACGGGTGCCGCCCGAGCTGGGCGCGGTCGAATTCCTCGGTGACGTGGCCCGCGTGCTCGGACCGTGGGGCCTGCTGATCGCGAACTTCGCCGATGAGCGGGACGGGCGGTACGTCGCCCGGGTGGCGGCGGGGTGCATCGCCGCCGGGCTCCCGGAACTCGCGCTCCTGGCGACCCACGACGTGCTCAAGGGCCGCCGGTTCGGCAACCGGGTGCTGGTCGCGTCGGCGACGACGTACGACGTGGGCAAACTCCGCCGGGCCGCGGCGCGTTGCCCGCATCCGACCGGGGTGCGCGCCGGCGGCGAGCTGGCGCGCCGGCTGGGTGGAGTGGCGCCGTTCACCGCCGCGGACGCCGAAGCCTCACCCCAACCGCCAGACCCCTCAACCTGGCGCCGCACCTGA
- a CDS encoding molybdopterin-dependent oxidoreductase, whose product MTAYQAYQQASHWGTYAATATADGRDIGALTPWDGDRDPSPLLGNLPGSVTHRSRVPAPAVRRGWLANGPGPSGDRGTGRAGGTGPGDYVRVGWDEVLDRLAAELRRVVDEYGNEAIFGGSYGWGSAGRFHHAQSQVHRFLNGLGGYTRSVNTYSTGALEVFLPRVACAEVTASQRSTSWSEIVEHTEVWLALGGVPAKNTAINHGGTGDHPTRQSLAAYLARGGRLVGVTPLRDDLPTGAGVEWLPARPGSDTALILALCHTLIARGLVDHDFVESHTVGYADLAAYLLGERDGQTKDAAWAAPLCELPAATIEALAVDLATHRSLVTATWSVQRQQYGEMALWAVVALGALLGQIGVPGGGFGFGYGSMNSPGLPAVPFRLPTLPQGRNRVATRVPVAAIADLLLDPGAKIGYDGGHVSFPDIRLVYWAGGNPFHHQQDLNKLRAAMARPDTIVVHDPYWTSMARHADIVIPSTTAVERDDLTGSRNGAVLVAMHAAAKRYAESRDDYDTFAALADRLGFGAAFTEGRTSEGWLRHLYDEWREDLIAGRIVPPGSLGPDGAAWHAGLPTYDEFRARGVLELPTLPPSPLLGQWRADPATHRLPTPSGRIELASPTVAALRLPDCPGVPTWFAPQEWASADRYPLHLIANQPRTRLHSQLDHGATSQASKVAGREPIRLHPADAAARGIAAGDVVRVFNDRGHLLAGAVLDDGLRAGVVQLATGAWYDPADPPPVPLDGAPLDPLSKGALDVHGNPNVLTSDRRTSAMAQATTGQLALVEVERYDEDRWGPAPDVRAFEPPC is encoded by the coding sequence GTGACGGCGTACCAGGCGTACCAGCAGGCGTCGCACTGGGGGACGTACGCCGCAACGGCCACCGCCGACGGGCGCGACATCGGCGCCCTCACCCCGTGGGACGGCGACCGAGACCCCTCGCCGCTGCTCGGCAACCTGCCCGGGTCGGTCACCCATCGCAGCCGGGTCCCCGCTCCCGCCGTACGGCGTGGCTGGTTGGCGAACGGACCCGGCCCGAGCGGCGACCGCGGAACGGGCCGCGCCGGCGGCACCGGACCCGGCGACTACGTGCGCGTCGGGTGGGACGAGGTGCTCGATCGGCTGGCCGCCGAGCTGCGCCGCGTTGTCGACGAGTACGGCAACGAGGCGATCTTCGGCGGCAGCTACGGCTGGGGCTCGGCGGGGCGGTTCCACCACGCGCAGAGCCAGGTGCACCGGTTCCTCAACGGGCTGGGCGGGTACACGCGCAGCGTCAACACCTACTCGACCGGTGCGCTGGAGGTCTTCCTGCCGCGGGTCGCCTGCGCGGAGGTCACCGCCAGCCAGCGCTCCACCTCGTGGTCCGAGATCGTCGAACACACCGAGGTCTGGCTGGCGCTCGGCGGCGTGCCCGCCAAGAACACCGCCATCAACCACGGCGGGACCGGGGACCACCCGACGCGGCAGTCGCTCGCGGCCTACCTGGCTCGGGGCGGCCGGCTCGTCGGCGTCACCCCGCTGCGCGACGACCTCCCCACCGGCGCCGGGGTCGAGTGGCTGCCCGCGCGGCCCGGCTCGGACACGGCGCTGATCCTCGCGCTGTGCCACACGCTCATCGCCCGCGGGCTGGTCGACCACGACTTCGTCGAGAGCCACACGGTGGGCTACGCCGACCTCGCCGCCTACCTGCTCGGCGAGCGCGACGGGCAAACCAAGGACGCCGCCTGGGCGGCGCCGCTGTGCGAGCTGCCCGCCGCGACCATCGAGGCCCTCGCCGTCGACCTCGCCACGCACCGCTCCCTCGTCACCGCGACCTGGTCGGTGCAGCGCCAGCAGTACGGCGAGATGGCGCTCTGGGCCGTCGTCGCCCTCGGCGCGCTCCTGGGCCAGATCGGTGTGCCGGGTGGGGGATTCGGCTTCGGGTACGGCTCGATGAACTCCCCCGGCCTGCCCGCCGTACCGTTCCGCCTGCCCACCCTGCCGCAGGGCCGCAACCGCGTGGCGACGCGCGTGCCGGTCGCCGCCATCGCCGACCTGCTGCTCGACCCGGGCGCGAAGATCGGCTACGACGGCGGCCACGTGAGCTTCCCCGACATCCGGCTGGTCTATTGGGCCGGCGGCAACCCGTTCCACCACCAGCAGGACCTCAACAAGCTGCGGGCGGCCATGGCCCGGCCGGACACGATCGTGGTGCACGACCCGTACTGGACCTCCATGGCCCGGCACGCCGACATCGTGATCCCGTCGACCACGGCAGTCGAGCGCGACGACCTCACCGGCAGCCGCAACGGGGCGGTGCTGGTCGCGATGCACGCGGCGGCGAAGCGGTACGCCGAGAGCCGCGACGACTACGACACCTTCGCCGCGCTGGCCGACCGGCTGGGGTTCGGCGCCGCGTTCACGGAGGGCCGCACGAGCGAGGGCTGGCTGCGCCACCTGTACGACGAGTGGCGCGAGGACCTGATCGCGGGCCGGATCGTGCCGCCCGGATCGCTGGGCCCCGACGGGGCGGCGTGGCACGCCGGGCTCCCGACGTACGACGAGTTCCGCGCCCGCGGCGTCCTGGAGCTGCCCACGCTGCCGCCCAGCCCGCTGCTCGGCCAGTGGCGCGCGGACCCGGCCACCCACCGCCTGCCCACCCCCAGCGGCCGCATCGAGCTGGCCTCCCCGACCGTGGCCGCGCTGCGGTTGCCGGACTGCCCGGGCGTGCCGACGTGGTTCGCGCCGCAGGAATGGGCGTCGGCGGATCGCTACCCGCTGCACCTGATCGCCAACCAGCCCCGCACGCGGCTGCACAGCCAGCTCGACCACGGCGCGACGAGCCAGGCCAGCAAGGTCGCGGGCCGCGAACCGATCCGGCTGCACCCCGCGGACGCAGCCGCCCGCGGCATCGCCGCCGGCGACGTCGTGCGGGTATTCAACGACCGCGGCCACCTGCTCGCCGGGGCGGTCCTCGACGACGGGCTGCGGGCCGGGGTGGTGCAGCTGGCGACCGGGGCCTGGTACGACCCCGCCGACCCCCCGCCCGTGCCGCTCGACGGGGCGCCGCTCGACCCGCTGTCCAAGGGCGCGCTCGACGTGCACGGCAACCCCAACGTGCTGACGTCGGACCGGCGTACGTCCGCGATGGCCCAGGCGACGACGGGTCAGCTCGCCCTGGTGGAGGTGGAGCGGTACGACGAGGATCGGTGGGGCCCCGCGCCCGACGTACGAGCCTTCGAACCGCCCTGCTGA
- a CDS encoding zinc-dependent alcohol dehydrogenase family protein, with protein MKATILHAPRDIRLDDVADPTILAPTDAIVRVVAACVCGSDLWPYRGINEVPEPRAIGHELVGVVEEVGADVRSLRAGDFVISPFTISDNTCPHCQVGMQSACDNVAYFGSEDRAGLPFGAAQAEFVRIPLADGTLVALRDQPDAAMVPSLLTLADVMGTGWHAAVSANVREGDTVAVVGDGAVGLLGILSAARMGAERIIAMSRHADRQALARRFGATDVVEERGDEGAARVHDLTNGVGADTVLECVGTKDAIDQAFACARPGATVGFVGVPHGVEPPVERMFRKNIGLAGGMAPVRQYIPTLRDDVLAGVIEPGLVFDLTLPLAEVAEGYAAMDERRAIKSMLLTR; from the coding sequence ATGAAGGCGACCATCCTGCACGCCCCCCGCGACATCCGCCTCGACGACGTCGCCGACCCCACGATTCTGGCCCCGACGGACGCAATCGTCCGCGTCGTCGCGGCCTGCGTATGCGGCTCCGACCTGTGGCCCTACCGGGGCATCAACGAGGTCCCCGAGCCCCGCGCCATCGGCCACGAGCTGGTCGGCGTCGTCGAGGAGGTCGGCGCCGACGTGCGCAGCCTGCGCGCCGGTGACTTCGTCATCAGCCCCTTCACGATCAGCGACAACACCTGCCCGCACTGCCAGGTCGGCATGCAGTCGGCGTGCGACAACGTCGCGTACTTCGGGTCGGAGGACCGCGCCGGGCTCCCCTTCGGCGCGGCGCAGGCGGAGTTCGTCCGCATCCCGCTCGCCGACGGCACCCTCGTCGCGCTGCGCGACCAGCCCGACGCCGCGATGGTCCCGAGCCTGCTCACGCTCGCCGACGTGATGGGTACCGGTTGGCACGCCGCGGTCTCTGCGAACGTCCGCGAGGGCGACACGGTCGCCGTCGTGGGCGACGGGGCCGTGGGGCTGCTCGGCATTCTGTCGGCCGCCCGGATGGGCGCCGAGCGCATCATCGCCATGTCGCGGCACGCCGACCGGCAGGCGCTGGCGCGGCGATTCGGCGCGACGGACGTCGTCGAGGAGCGCGGGGACGAGGGCGCCGCCCGGGTGCACGACCTCACGAACGGTGTCGGCGCCGACACGGTTCTGGAGTGCGTCGGCACCAAGGACGCGATCGACCAGGCCTTCGCGTGCGCCCGGCCGGGCGCGACGGTGGGTTTCGTCGGCGTGCCGCACGGCGTCGAGCCCCCGGTGGAGCGGATGTTCCGGAAGAACATCGGGCTGGCGGGCGGAATGGCGCCGGTCCGGCAGTACATCCCGACGCTGCGCGACGACGTGCTGGCCGGGGTCATCGAGCCCGGGCTGGTCTTCGACCTCACGCTGCCGCTGGCCGAGGTGGCCGAGGGGTACGCCGCGATGGACGAGCGCCGCGCCATCAAGTCGATGCTCCTGACCCGCTGA
- a CDS encoding LLM class flavin-dependent oxidoreductase → MRVGIVILPEHPWSIAAGLWRRAEELGFDHAWTYDHIVWGGLQDSPWYGTTPTLAAAATVTERIGLGTFVSSPNYRHPVPFMRDILALDDISGGRFLLGVGSGGNLDSTICGQEPLSPRDKVDRLEEFLGLLDGLLLQDHVTATGRWFSAADVRTLPGCVQRPRVPFLVAANGPRAMAVAARHGQGWVTTGAGGETPQEWWEGVAALVRRLDEVLERHGRRRGDGFDTYLSLDAGPRFSLDSVAAFEDAVGLAADLGFSDVVTHWPRPEGPYAGSLATLERVAAEVLPRLRPPAPVG, encoded by the coding sequence ATGCGCGTCGGCATCGTCATCCTGCCCGAACACCCGTGGTCGATCGCCGCCGGATTGTGGCGCCGCGCCGAGGAATTGGGCTTCGACCACGCGTGGACCTACGACCACATCGTGTGGGGCGGCCTGCAGGACTCGCCCTGGTACGGCACCACGCCCACCCTCGCCGCGGCCGCCACCGTCACCGAGCGCATCGGGCTGGGCACGTTCGTGTCGAGCCCGAACTACCGCCACCCCGTCCCGTTCATGCGCGACATCCTGGCGCTGGACGACATCTCGGGCGGGCGGTTCCTGCTGGGGGTGGGTTCCGGCGGCAACCTGGATTCGACGATCTGCGGCCAGGAGCCCCTGAGCCCGCGGGACAAGGTGGACCGCCTCGAGGAGTTCCTGGGACTGCTCGACGGCCTGCTCCTGCAGGATCACGTCACCGCGACCGGCCGCTGGTTCTCGGCGGCCGACGTGCGCACCCTGCCAGGCTGCGTGCAACGCCCCCGCGTCCCGTTCCTCGTCGCCGCGAACGGGCCCCGCGCGATGGCGGTCGCGGCGCGCCACGGCCAGGGCTGGGTCACCACGGGGGCGGGGGGCGAGACGCCGCAGGAGTGGTGGGAGGGGGTGGCGGCCTTGGTCCGGCGACTGGATGAGGTGCTGGAGCGCCACGGCCGGCGTCGCGGCGACGGCTTCGACACCTACCTCTCCCTCGACGCCGGGCCGCGCTTCTCGCTGGATTCGGTGGCCGCCTTCGAGGACGCGGTCGGGCTCGCGGCGGACCTGGGGTTCTCGGATGTGGTGACACATTGGCCGCGACCGGAGGGCCCGTACGCCGGGAGCCTGGCCACCCTGGAGCGCGTCGCGGCGGAGGTCCTGCCCCGGCTGCGGCCGCCCGCCCCAGTAGGCTGA
- a CDS encoding amidophosphoribosyltransferase, producing MPGGDGQLSHDLLPGEKGPQDACGVFGVYAPGEEVAKLTYYGLYALQHRGQESAGIAASDGHRVLVYKDMGLVSQVFDERALSPLVGYLAIGHARYSTTGASTWENAQPTLSDSDLGTIALAHNGNLVNSAELRAELEATERGAHGHAEIARGATSDTAIVTALLADHPEPSLEDRAAAVLPKVKGAFCFVWMDEQSIYAARDPYGFRPLVLGRLDRGWVVASETAALDIVGASFVREVQPGELVVIGADGLRSRRFAEPKPKGCVFEYVYLARPDTAIRNRGIYAARVEMGRTLAREHPVAADMVMPTPESGVPAAIGYAEASGIPFGHGLVKNSYVGRTFISPSPTIRQLGIRLKLNPLRETIHGKRLIVVDDSIVRGNTQRALVRMLREAGAVEVHVRISSPPVRWPCFFGIDFASRAELIANGVDIEGICRSIGADSLGYISEEGMVAATRQDASELCLACFTGQYPVDLDESQLGKTVLEPGGKSGRTAPPPGVPSNAPDPAGHGFLPGNPDASVTRPTRPAVPAGGRP from the coding sequence GTGCCAGGCGGTGACGGACAGCTGAGCCATGACCTCCTTCCCGGCGAGAAGGGTCCCCAGGACGCGTGCGGCGTGTTCGGGGTCTACGCCCCCGGTGAAGAGGTCGCCAAGCTCACCTACTACGGCCTCTACGCCCTGCAGCACCGCGGACAGGAGTCGGCCGGCATCGCGGCCAGCGATGGGCACCGCGTCCTCGTCTACAAGGACATGGGCCTGGTCAGCCAGGTCTTCGACGAGCGCGCCCTGAGCCCCCTGGTCGGCTATCTCGCCATCGGCCACGCCCGCTACTCGACCACCGGCGCCTCCACCTGGGAGAACGCGCAGCCGACGCTGTCGGACAGCGACCTCGGCACGATCGCCCTCGCCCACAACGGCAACCTCGTCAACTCCGCCGAACTGCGCGCCGAGCTCGAGGCCACCGAGCGCGGCGCCCACGGCCACGCCGAGATCGCGCGCGGCGCGACCTCGGACACGGCCATCGTCACGGCGCTCCTCGCCGACCATCCGGAGCCCAGCCTGGAAGACCGCGCCGCCGCGGTCCTGCCCAAGGTCAAGGGCGCCTTCTGCTTCGTGTGGATGGACGAGCAGTCGATCTACGCGGCGCGGGACCCGTATGGCTTCCGCCCCCTCGTGCTCGGCCGTCTCGACCGCGGCTGGGTGGTCGCCAGCGAGACGGCCGCCCTCGACATCGTGGGCGCGAGCTTCGTCCGCGAGGTGCAGCCCGGCGAGCTGGTGGTCATCGGTGCGGACGGCCTGCGCAGCCGCCGGTTCGCCGAGCCGAAGCCGAAGGGCTGCGTGTTCGAGTACGTCTACCTCGCCCGCCCCGACACCGCCATCCGCAACCGCGGCATCTACGCGGCCCGCGTCGAGATGGGTCGCACGCTCGCCCGCGAGCACCCGGTCGCCGCCGACATGGTCATGCCCACCCCGGAATCGGGCGTGCCGGCCGCGATCGGGTACGCCGAGGCCTCCGGCATCCCCTTCGGCCACGGCCTGGTGAAGAACTCCTACGTGGGCCGCACCTTCATCTCGCCCAGCCCGACCATCCGCCAGCTCGGCATCCGCCTCAAGCTCAACCCGCTGCGGGAGACCATCCACGGCAAGCGCCTCATCGTCGTGGACGACTCGATCGTGCGCGGCAACACCCAGCGCGCCCTCGTCCGGATGCTGCGCGAGGCTGGCGCGGTCGAGGTGCACGTGCGGATCTCCAGCCCGCCGGTGCGCTGGCCCTGCTTCTTCGGCATCGACTTCGCCTCCCGCGCGGAGCTCATCGCCAACGGCGTGGACATCGAGGGCATCTGTCGCAGCATCGGCGCCGACAGCCTGGGCTACATCAGCGAGGAGGGGATGGTGGCGGCCACCCGGCAGGACGCCTCGGAGCTGTGCCTGGCCTGCTTCACCGGTCAATACCCCGTGGACCTGGACGAGTCGCAGCTCGGCAAGACGGTGTTGGAGCCCGGCGGTAAGAGCGGTCGGACCGCCCCCCCTCCCGGCGTACCGTCGAACGCCCCCGACCCCGCCGGCCACGGCTTCCTGCCGGGCAACCCCGACGCGTCCGTGACGCGGCCCACCCGCCCCGCCGTACCCGCTGGAGGACGGCCATGA